A window of the Miscanthus floridulus cultivar M001 chromosome 14, ASM1932011v1, whole genome shotgun sequence genome harbors these coding sequences:
- the LOC136504720 gene encoding bZIP transcription factor 1-B-like, with protein MGSSGADTPSKTSKASAPQEQQPPATSGAATPAVYPDWSSFQAYPPIPPHGFFPSPVASSPQGHPYMWGAQPMIPPYGTPPPPYIMYPPGVYAHPSMPPGAHPFTPYAITSPNGNADATGTTAAAGDTDGKPSEGKDKSPTKGSKGSLGSLNMLTGKNPSEHGKTSGASANGATSQSGESGSDSSSEGSEGNSHNDSHHKESGQEQDGDVRSSQNGASRSPSEGKLNQAMAIVPMPSSGPVAGPTTNLNIGMDYWANTASSAPAIHGKVTPTTVPGAVVPAEQWIQDERELKRQRRKQSNRESARRSRLRKQAECEELAQRADVLKQENASLRDEVNRIRKEYEELLSKNNSLKEKLEGKQHKTDEAGLNNKLQHSGNDSQKKGN; from the exons ATGGGAAGCAGTGGAGCAGATACACCGTCTAAGACAAGCAAGGCATCTGCCCCTCAG GAGCAGCAGCCACCTGCTACCTCAGGTGCTGCAACACCGGCTGTTTATCCTGATTGGTCCAGCTTCCAG GCATATCCTCCAATCCCACCACATGGGTTCTTCCCTTCACCCGTGGCATCAAGTCCACAGGGTCATCCTTACATGTGGGGAGCTCAG CCTATGATTCCACCATATGGAACACCACCGCCACCATATATCATGTACCCTCCTGGAGTATATGCCCACCCATCTATGCCCCCG GGTGCACATCCATTTACTCCTTATGCCATTACTTCTCCAAATGGCAATGCTGATGCTACT GGAACTACTGCTGCAGCTGGTGATACTGATGGCAAGCCCTCTGAAGGCAAAGATAAAAGTCCAACAAAGGGATCCAAAGGAAGTTTGGGCAGCTTGAACATGCTTACTGGAAAGAATCCCAGTGAGCATGGTAAGACCTCTGGTGCATCGGCTAATGGAGCCACTTCTCAAAG TGGCGAAAGTGGCAGTGACAGTTCAAGTGAAGGGAGTGAAGGAAATTCTCATAAT GATTCACATCACAAGGAAAGTGGACAGGAGCAAGATGGAG ATGTTCGAAGTTCCCAGAATGGTGCATCACGTTCACCATCTGAGGGAAAATTGAACCAAGCTATGGCAATCGTGCCCATGCCATCAAGTGGCCCAGTAGCTGGTCCAACTACAAACCTAAATATTGGGATGGACTATTGGGCCAACACAGCAAGCTCTGCTCCTGCAATTCATGGCAAAGTGACCCCAACAACAGTTCCAGGTGCTGTGGTCCCAGCAGAGCAATGGATACAG GATGAACGTGAACTCAAAAGGCAAAGAAGAAAGCAGTCCAATAGGGAGTCTGCACGCAGATCTAGGTTGCGTAAACAG GCTGAATGTGAGGAGTTGGCTCAACGTGCTGATGTTTTAAAGCAGGAAAATGCTTCACTTAGAGATGAAGTAAACCGTATCAGAAAAGAGTATGAGGAACTTCTATCAAAGAATAACTCACTAAAG GAAAAACTTGAAGGCAAACAACACAAAACTGATGAGGCAGGACTTAACAACAAGCTGCAACATTCTGGCAATGACAGCCAGAAAAAAGGAAACTAA